A part of Methanosphaera cuniculi genomic DNA contains:
- a CDS encoding tRNA(His) guanylyltransferase Thg1 family protein, with the protein MLKQYEQFSNLKTVPGMPIILRVDGRYFSKYTKQLHLKKPFDERLRDLFISVAKDVIQEFNPKYIYTFSDEFNILLEHIPFNGRVEKIDSTFASYITGSFMKHLYLNHKKFKVDLRKLNNVSFDSRIITPYDNIREYFKWRQDEAWRNCLNVYAQTALNKKYTPKQTAQKLYKLNKVDLHEILYKNGINPTHMPTWQKRGIAIYKKPRKTEGYNPKSNTKNISVKNKIYVDMEVEKL; encoded by the coding sequence ATGCTAAAACAATATGAACAATTTTCAAATCTTAAAACAGTACCTGGAATGCCTATCATACTTCGTGTTGATGGTAGATATTTCTCAAAATATACAAAACAATTACATCTTAAAAAGCCATTTGATGAACGATTACGTGATCTTTTTATAAGTGTGGCAAAAGATGTGATACAAGAATTTAATCCTAAATACATATACACATTTTCTGATGAATTTAATATTTTACTAGAACATATACCATTTAATGGACGAGTTGAAAAGATAGATTCAACATTTGCATCATATATTACAGGATCTTTTATGAAACATTTGTATTTAAATCATAAGAAGTTTAAGGTTGATTTACGTAAGCTTAATAATGTTTCATTTGATTCACGTATTATAACACCATATGATAATATTCGTGAATATTTTAAATGGAGGCAAGATGAAGCATGGCGTAACTGTTTAAATGTATATGCTCAAACTGCTTTAAATAAGAAATATACACCAAAACAAACAGCTCAAAAACTTTATAAACTTAATAAGGTTGACTTACATGAAATACTTTATAAAAATGGAATAAATCCAACACATATGCCAACATGGCAAAAACGTGGAATAGCAATATATAAAAAACCACGAAAAACAGAAGGATATAATCCAAAATCAAATACAAAAAATATCTCAGTAAAAAATAAGATCTATGTTGATA